In a single window of the Ferviditalea candida genome:
- a CDS encoding HD family phosphohydrolase → MMKNPFSKQGKVPPRTHAWKNNAGIRFLLFVLLFALFYLPLSERLISKTYDIQKGSLSETTIYSPKLIEDSAATQKAKDQAAQQVKPVYSVISMKNEDVADQIFAKLEQINTDDQIAYEQKVAVFRQEIPVLFSDYYDRYMKSLNNLHSQTLLDEISKQLHDQQYRIPEEAFFKLPKLTPEQLAEMKPVARSIISKIMEDNIVDVQSVRSKVAEMVNASRLAGKNEREMVQEIVRFVLTPNKFFDEDATKQAQTKAREDTPSININKGDPIVKKDELITEDIYQRLDALGLLKSKVSYWPYLGIVIMASLFVFVLFMFIRQSRSEITSHNPHLLMLVLIYALNILAMKVVGLGQNADFPYIAYLAPVALGTILITILLDVQIAFISSILFSIMASIIYNQNIEQMFDFRYGFVAAVASFVSIFAIHGATHRSGILKAGIMISLFSSVSVGAIILLAEQFEVTDVVLTLTFAAAGGLLTAILVIGLLPFFELAFGILSPLKLVELSNPNHPLLRKLLTETPGTYHHSVMVGNLSEAAAEAIGANGLLCRVGSFYHDIGKTKRPHYFIENQVNIENPHDKIEPQLSKSIIIAHSRDGVEMMKEYKIPRQIREIAEQHHGTTLLKFFYHKAVKQLEARGMDSSEIREEDYRYPGPKAQTKEAAIVGVADSVEAAVRSLRNPTMEQIDQLVDKIIKSRMDDNQFNECDLTLKELDTVSQILKETLLGIFHSRIEYPEDVPAKRETKGA, encoded by the coding sequence ATGATGAAGAACCCATTTTCCAAACAAGGAAAAGTTCCGCCTCGGACCCACGCTTGGAAGAATAATGCCGGCATTCGCTTTTTACTGTTCGTACTGCTTTTTGCCTTGTTTTATTTGCCGTTATCGGAAAGGCTGATTTCCAAAACCTATGATATTCAGAAGGGTTCTCTCAGCGAAACAACCATCTATTCTCCAAAATTGATCGAGGATTCCGCGGCTACTCAAAAAGCCAAGGACCAAGCCGCCCAGCAGGTCAAGCCGGTCTATTCGGTCATTTCGATGAAAAACGAGGATGTGGCGGATCAGATTTTCGCCAAGCTGGAGCAGATCAACACCGACGACCAGATTGCTTACGAGCAGAAGGTGGCCGTGTTTCGTCAGGAAATTCCGGTCTTGTTCTCCGATTATTATGATCGCTATATGAAATCCCTGAATAATTTGCATTCCCAGACGCTGCTTGACGAAATTTCGAAGCAGCTGCACGACCAGCAGTACCGCATCCCGGAAGAAGCGTTCTTCAAGCTGCCGAAGCTGACCCCGGAGCAGCTGGCCGAAATGAAGCCGGTCGCTCGAAGCATCATCTCAAAAATCATGGAGGACAACATTGTCGATGTTCAATCGGTCCGATCCAAGGTGGCCGAGATGGTGAACGCTTCCAGGCTGGCGGGCAAGAATGAGCGGGAAATGGTGCAGGAGATCGTTCGCTTCGTGCTTACGCCGAACAAGTTTTTCGATGAGGATGCGACCAAGCAAGCCCAAACGAAAGCGCGGGAGGACACGCCTTCGATCAATATTAATAAAGGCGATCCGATTGTCAAAAAGGACGAATTGATCACAGAGGATATTTATCAGCGTTTGGATGCGCTCGGCCTCTTGAAAAGCAAGGTCAGCTACTGGCCCTATCTCGGCATTGTTATTATGGCGTCGCTGTTTGTGTTTGTGCTGTTCATGTTCATCCGCCAAAGCAGGTCGGAAATTACGAGCCACAACCCTCACTTGCTGATGCTTGTGCTGATTTACGCATTAAACATTCTGGCGATGAAGGTGGTGGGACTTGGGCAAAATGCGGATTTTCCGTATATCGCCTATTTGGCTCCGGTTGCGCTCGGCACGATTCTGATCACGATTTTGTTGGACGTGCAGATCGCTTTTATTTCATCCATATTATTCAGTATAATGGCAAGCATTATATATAACCAGAACATTGAGCAGATGTTTGATTTCCGGTACGGTTTCGTAGCCGCAGTGGCGAGCTTCGTCTCCATTTTCGCGATTCACGGAGCGACGCACCGTTCGGGCATTCTCAAGGCGGGCATCATGATTTCCCTGTTTTCTTCCGTATCGGTGGGAGCCATTATTTTGCTGGCGGAGCAATTTGAAGTGACGGATGTCGTGCTGACGTTGACGTTCGCCGCGGCGGGCGGCTTGCTGACGGCAATTTTGGTCATCGGCCTGCTGCCCTTCTTCGAACTTGCCTTCGGCATTTTGTCTCCGTTGAAGCTGGTTGAGCTTTCCAACCCGAACCATCCGCTTTTGCGAAAGCTGCTTACGGAAACTCCGGGGACCTATCATCACAGCGTCATGGTGGGCAATTTGTCGGAGGCGGCGGCGGAAGCGATCGGAGCGAACGGCCTGCTGTGCCGGGTCGGCTCCTTTTACCATGATATCGGCAAAACGAAACGGCCGCATTATTTTATCGAAAATCAGGTGAATATCGAAAATCCTCATGACAAAATCGAGCCGCAACTCAGCAAGTCGATCATTATCGCGCATTCGCGCGACGGCGTGGAGATGATGAAGGAATACAAAATTCCCCGGCAGATCCGCGAAATCGCCGAGCAGCATCACGGGACGACGCTGCTGAAGTTTTTTTACCACAAGGCGGTCAAACAGCTTGAAGCCCGGGGGATGGATTCGTCGGAAATCCGGGAAGAGGATTACCGGTATCCGGGTCCGAAGGCTCAGACCAAGGAGGCGGCCATCGTCGGAGTCGCCGACAGTGTGGAGGCTGCCGTCCGGTCTCTGCGGAATCCTACGATGGAACAGATTGATCAGCTGGTGGACAAAATCATTAAAAGCCGGATGGACGACAATCAGTTCAATGAATGCGACTTGACGCTGAAGGAACTGGATACGGTCTCGCAGATATTGAAGGAAACGCTGCTCGGCATTTTTCATTCGAGAATCGAATATCCGGAGGATGTGCCGGCAAAACGGGAAACCAAGGGAGCTTGA
- a CDS encoding PhoH family protein, translating to MPNHAQVVKIPLQNTAEGLALFGPQDRFLHIVEQMASAKILTREAEIVIQGTAPEIDSLQQLFEVLLELVRNGYTLTERDILYAYELAKQLKADQLLDLFKGEIATTNKGKPIRVKTIGQRHYVSTIQQKDIVFGIGPAGTGKTYLAVVLAVTSLKEGKVKKIVLTRPAVEAGESLGFLPGDLQEKVDPYLRPLYDALNDVLGPEQVVKSLERGLIEIAPLAYMRGRTLDDSFIILDEAQNTTPEQMKMFLTRLGFGSKMVITGDITQIDLPKGKTSGLIEAERILKEIEEIGFVYFAEQDVVRHSLVQKIIVAYSQKT from the coding sequence TTGCCAAATCACGCGCAAGTTGTAAAAATTCCCCTGCAAAATACTGCGGAGGGATTGGCCCTGTTTGGTCCGCAGGACCGTTTTTTGCATATCGTCGAACAAATGGCCAGCGCCAAAATATTGACTCGGGAAGCGGAAATCGTTATCCAGGGAACGGCTCCCGAAATCGATTCCCTGCAGCAGCTGTTTGAAGTTTTGCTGGAATTGGTACGCAACGGCTATACCCTTACGGAAAGGGATATTCTGTATGCTTACGAGCTGGCCAAGCAATTGAAGGCCGACCAACTGCTTGACCTGTTCAAGGGGGAAATTGCCACCACCAACAAGGGAAAGCCGATCCGGGTGAAGACCATCGGCCAACGCCATTATGTGTCGACGATCCAACAGAAGGACATCGTGTTCGGGATCGGACCGGCGGGGACGGGCAAAACCTATCTGGCGGTTGTCTTGGCGGTAACCTCATTAAAGGAAGGCAAGGTGAAAAAAATCGTGCTGACCCGCCCTGCGGTTGAAGCGGGTGAAAGCTTGGGATTTCTCCCCGGTGATCTGCAGGAAAAGGTTGACCCCTACCTGAGGCCGTTGTATGATGCTCTTAACGATGTTCTCGGCCCCGAGCAGGTTGTCAAATCGTTGGAACGGGGGCTGATCGAGATCGCTCCACTGGCCTACATGCGCGGAAGAACGCTTGACGATTCTTTCATTATTCTGGATGAAGCCCAGAATACAACGCCTGAGCAAATGAAGATGTTCTTGACCCGTCTTGGATTCGGGTCGAAAATGGTGATCACGGGAGATATCACACAAATCGATTTGCCCAAAGGCAAAACGTCGGGATTGATTGAAGCGGAACGCATCTTGAAGGAGATAGAGGAAATCGGATTTGTTTATTTTGCCGAACAGGACGTCGTGCGTCACTCGCTTGTCCAAAAAATCATCGTGGCCTACAGCCAGAAAACTTGA
- the yqfD gene encoding sporulation protein YqfD encodes MQESKSVLSIRGYVEAQVRGGNLEALLNRMAELKLTFWNVRRVGTQRALLYIVIKDFFRLRPLLKETGCRIHVSRRFGFPFWLDKLEQRKFFAAGFALFVIGLYLLSSVVWQVTVEGNKKIPTEDILAAAKREGIYPLQWKFRLQYQNVLSEKLHSLLPEAAWVGVTVEGTHVNIKVVESKQPEKKQLLSPRHLVSTADAVITDIFVEQGQGMVKPNMRVKKGDVLISGILGNEENRKVVVAKGKVRGLVWHQYNIEVPLIQKVKVYTGESRERDYLVLGNRALQVWGFGKTGFNKYETIPTLNKLQWRGINLPFGWLREKVMDVEYVENRMSREESEQIGLQQARADILMKSGYDSRIENQKILHEKLEDGKVYMTVLFEVDEDISKEYPLIQGE; translated from the coding sequence ATGCAGGAGTCGAAATCAGTTCTGTCGATAAGGGGTTACGTGGAAGCGCAAGTTCGCGGAGGCAATTTGGAGGCGCTGTTGAACCGGATGGCCGAACTCAAGCTGACGTTCTGGAATGTCCGTAGGGTGGGGACGCAAAGGGCGCTGCTGTATATCGTCATAAAGGATTTTTTTCGGCTTCGGCCGCTTTTGAAAGAGACAGGCTGCCGGATTCATGTCTCAAGACGGTTTGGTTTTCCCTTTTGGTTGGACAAACTGGAGCAAAGAAAGTTTTTTGCCGCGGGCTTTGCACTGTTCGTCATCGGCCTGTATTTGCTGTCATCGGTCGTATGGCAGGTTACGGTCGAAGGAAACAAAAAAATCCCCACAGAGGATATCCTTGCGGCGGCAAAGAGGGAAGGGATTTATCCGCTTCAGTGGAAATTCAGGCTGCAGTATCAGAATGTCCTGTCCGAGAAATTGCACAGCCTGCTCCCTGAAGCCGCTTGGGTAGGGGTAACCGTAGAGGGCACTCATGTAAACATCAAAGTGGTTGAATCCAAACAGCCAGAAAAAAAACAACTGCTCAGTCCGCGTCATCTCGTTTCAACTGCCGACGCTGTCATTACGGATATTTTTGTCGAGCAGGGGCAGGGCATGGTCAAGCCGAATATGCGCGTAAAAAAAGGCGATGTGCTGATCTCCGGGATCCTCGGAAACGAAGAGAACCGGAAGGTCGTGGTGGCCAAAGGCAAGGTCAGGGGATTGGTCTGGCATCAATACAACATTGAAGTGCCGCTGATTCAAAAGGTCAAGGTATATACCGGAGAATCGAGGGAGCGGGATTATTTGGTGCTCGGCAATCGGGCTCTGCAGGTTTGGGGCTTCGGAAAAACCGGGTTCAACAAATATGAAACGATCCCGACGCTGAATAAGCTGCAGTGGAGAGGAATCAATCTTCCGTTCGGTTGGCTGCGCGAGAAGGTGATGGATGTTGAATATGTCGAAAACCGGATGAGCCGCGAAGAATCCGAACAGATCGGTCTGCAGCAGGCCCGGGCGGATATTTTGATGAAATCCGGATACGATTCGCGAATCGAAAACCAAAAAATTTTGCATGAAAAGTTGGAAGATGGTAAAGTTTATATGACAGTACTTTTTGAAGTGGACGAAGACATCAGCAAAGAATATCCTTTGATTCAAGGAGAATGA
- the yqfC gene encoding sporulation protein YqfC yields MRRLRRQLSKLTGRFLDLPQDVILDLPRITLIGNMQTYIENHQGVTHFSDELLKLNLSKGRLQIHGKNLVIRAIFSDEVFIEGIVEEVKYFDV; encoded by the coding sequence ATGCGTCGATTGAGACGTCAGCTTTCCAAATTAACAGGCCGTTTTCTTGACCTGCCCCAGGATGTGATTTTGGATCTCCCGCGGATCACACTGATCGGCAACATGCAGACCTATATTGAAAATCATCAGGGGGTCACCCATTTTTCCGATGAGCTGCTGAAATTGAATTTGAGCAAAGGCCGGCTGCAGATTCATGGGAAAAATTTGGTGATCCGCGCCATTTTCTCCGATGAGGTCTTTATTGAAGGGATTGTCGAGGAAGTCAAATATTTCGATGTTTGA
- a CDS encoding GatB/YqeY domain-containing protein has translation MSLSERLNEDMKQAMKSQDKFRLSVIRMVRSSVKNLEIDERRTLSDDEVIGILKRELKQRKESLQEFANAGRDDLAETAKAEIAIISEYLPEQLSEGEIKQLVEQTIQEIGASSKSDMGKVMGALMPKLNGRADGKTVNQIVQQFLQ, from the coding sequence ATGAGCTTGAGCGAACGGTTGAATGAAGATATGAAGCAGGCGATGAAAAGCCAGGACAAATTCAGGCTTTCCGTGATCCGCATGGTTCGCTCTTCGGTTAAGAATCTTGAAATAGATGAACGCCGGACCCTTAGCGACGATGAAGTCATCGGTATCCTGAAACGTGAACTGAAACAGCGGAAAGAATCCCTCCAGGAATTCGCAAATGCAGGTCGTGACGACTTGGCAGAGACCGCCAAAGCTGAAATAGCCATAATCAGCGAATATCTTCCCGAGCAGTTAAGCGAAGGGGAGATCAAGCAACTCGTTGAACAAACCATACAAGAAATTGGAGCCTCCTCCAAATCGGACATGGGTAAGGTCATGGGAGCATTGATGCCCAAGCTTAACGGGCGTGCCGACGGCAAGACGGTGAACCAAATCGTTCAGCAATTTCTGCAATAG
- the rpsU gene encoding 30S ribosomal protein S21 produces the protein MSETKVRKNETIDAALRRFKRSIAKDGVLAEVKKRKHYEKPSVKRKKKSEAARKRKF, from the coding sequence GTGTCAGAAACAAAAGTTCGCAAGAACGAAACGATCGATGCTGCTCTTCGTCGCTTTAAGCGTTCCATCGCAAAGGATGGGGTTTTGGCCGAAGTCAAGAAACGCAAACATTACGAAAAGCCCAGTGTCAAACGCAAGAAAAAGTCTGAAGCCGCGCGCAAGAGAAAGTTCTAG
- a CDS encoding histidine triad nucleotide-binding protein — protein sequence MDCIFCKIIDGQVPSNKVYEDDKVMAFHDIQPQSAVHVLIIPKKHIPSVNDVQDGDWELFADIHSAAVHIAKELGIAQSGYRLINNCGKDSGQAVFHIHYHLMGGEQLGPLNIK from the coding sequence ATGGATTGCATTTTTTGCAAAATCATTGATGGTCAGGTGCCATCCAATAAAGTTTACGAAGATGATAAAGTAATGGCCTTTCATGACATTCAACCGCAGTCGGCCGTGCATGTCCTGATCATTCCGAAAAAACACATTCCATCGGTGAATGACGTGCAGGACGGAGACTGGGAGTTGTTTGCGGATATACATTCAGCCGCAGTACATATCGCCAAGGAGCTCGGAATCGCACAATCGGGGTATCGGCTGATCAACAACTGCGGAAAAGACAGCGGTCAGGCTGTGTTTCACATCCATTATCATTTGATGGGCGGAGAACAGCTTGGACCGTTGAACATCAAATAG
- the addA gene encoding helicase-exonuclease AddAB subunit AddA, whose translation MNRIPKPQGTHWTDDQWNAVSLQGDDILVAAAAGSGKTAVLVERIIRRISSEENPLDVDRLLVATFTNAAAAEMRQRIREALEQELSRKPDSVHLRKQLALLHQASITTLHAFCLDVVRRYFHLIDLDPGFRIANETEAELMRQEVLEDLLEDYYAKGDDDADFWRLVDRFSGERTDEALFHMIQSIYDFSRSHPSPVHWMHQAAEAFAVTGENNIWLESMRDDVEIELTGAIRLLQEAERVCRLPGGPSPYLDNLREDLSGLKRLLEAALNDTWKDIYEAFQACGFGKLKPCRGDACDKALQDQVKELRDQTKKRVEGLKETIFRRSPEEYAAELHELAPLMKKLVELVEGFGHKYAAAKKAKGLADFSDLEHYCLQVLRDPSAAADEPEPSQAALEYREQFAEVLVDEYQDTNMVQEAIVRLISGEGPGNRFMVGDVKQSIYRFRLAEPALFLQKYKSYRQISVIPNEFGGAGLRIDLSKNFRSRREIVDAVNFIFRQIMHERAAEIDYDRDAELVCGADFPEGGDASVEVMLIDRSEADAEESDRLEDFASSGTSADGEADEPVDGDALDDVQDMMTAQLEARLIAERIRRLTGIGASPHYITDKQTKLMRPVVFRDIVILLRATQQWAPVFMEEFRAAGIPAYAELSTGYFAAAEVDVVLSLLKVIDNPLQDIPLAGVLRSPIFRLSAEELAQIRLYNKRSSYYEALSGYAGCEQPSDPQLQTKLRLFLQQLERWRDEARQGALADLIWRVYRETGYFDLVGGQPGGMQRQANLRALYDRARQFEATSLRGLFRFLRFIERMRDSGGDLGAARALGEQEDVVRIMSIHKSKGLEFPVVFVAGLAKPFNRQDLNGSFLMHKQLGFGPKYVDPQLRISYPTLPLLAIRRRMRMETLAEEMRILYVALTRAKEKLLLVGTVRNLETLTQRWGKLLEQQERALPAHILTRAVNYLDWIGPAIVRHPGMAQLRSIAGTPERIPEEMKGESSDWRLQLIRPEHFLAFDQTAGAANVFDPQEWEKLRRLEPISAAQAGFAVQSGSAAHPAGPNSAAEEIGRRFSWAYPYREAQLRFSKTSVSEMKRLSEIRLMRDLQGDHADLSGDLPFKPGTGSLALQRPRFMELRRMTPAERGTVYHSVMQQIPLVPDLSEEMIEQTLVRMVELQILTEEQKQAVDAKIIISFFQSGLGQRMLRSGRVRREVPFSFAMKAGEVYPGMDPHSSEETVVIQGVIDCLFEEEEHMVLLDFKTDAVNGSSGELGIERLADRYRLQIDLYARAVERILNKPVKEKYLFFFDGSHTVHM comes from the coding sequence ATGAACAGGATACCTAAACCGCAGGGAACGCATTGGACGGACGATCAGTGGAATGCCGTCAGCCTTCAAGGGGACGACATCCTTGTGGCGGCGGCGGCCGGCTCGGGCAAAACGGCGGTGCTTGTGGAACGGATCATCCGGAGAATTTCTTCGGAGGAAAACCCGTTGGACGTGGACCGCTTGCTGGTCGCAACCTTCACCAACGCGGCGGCCGCCGAAATGCGGCAGCGCATCAGGGAGGCGCTGGAGCAGGAGCTGTCCCGGAAGCCGGATTCAGTCCATTTGCGCAAACAGCTGGCGCTGCTTCATCAGGCTTCGATCACAACGCTGCACGCTTTTTGTCTGGATGTTGTCCGGCGGTATTTCCACCTGATCGATCTCGACCCCGGCTTTCGCATCGCCAACGAAACCGAGGCTGAATTGATGCGTCAGGAAGTGCTGGAGGATCTGCTGGAAGACTACTACGCCAAGGGAGACGATGACGCCGATTTTTGGCGGCTGGTGGACCGGTTCAGCGGAGAGCGGACGGATGAGGCCCTCTTTCACATGATCCAGAGCATCTATGATTTTTCCCGCAGCCACCCGTCTCCCGTACACTGGATGCATCAAGCTGCGGAGGCTTTTGCGGTGACCGGGGAGAACAACATCTGGCTCGAAAGCATGCGCGACGATGTGGAGATCGAGCTGACCGGGGCCATCCGCCTGCTGCAGGAAGCGGAACGGGTTTGCAGGCTTCCCGGCGGGCCGTCTCCGTATTTGGACAATCTCCGCGAAGACTTGAGCGGCTTGAAGCGCCTGCTGGAGGCTGCCCTCAACGATACCTGGAAGGACATCTATGAGGCATTCCAGGCCTGCGGCTTCGGCAAGCTGAAGCCGTGCCGCGGCGATGCATGCGACAAGGCTCTGCAGGATCAGGTCAAGGAGCTCCGCGATCAGACCAAAAAGCGCGTGGAAGGCCTGAAGGAGACGATCTTCCGGCGGTCGCCGGAGGAGTATGCGGCCGAGCTGCATGAGCTGGCGCCGCTGATGAAAAAGCTGGTCGAGCTGGTCGAAGGTTTCGGACACAAGTATGCCGCCGCGAAAAAAGCGAAAGGGCTGGCCGATTTTTCGGATCTGGAGCATTACTGCCTGCAGGTGCTGCGCGATCCTTCGGCCGCCGCCGATGAGCCGGAGCCTTCGCAGGCCGCGCTTGAGTATCGGGAGCAGTTCGCGGAGGTGCTGGTGGATGAGTACCAGGATACGAATATGGTGCAGGAAGCGATCGTCCGGCTCATTTCCGGGGAAGGTCCGGGAAACAGGTTCATGGTCGGGGATGTCAAGCAGAGCATTTACCGGTTCAGACTGGCCGAGCCCGCCTTGTTCTTGCAAAAATACAAATCGTACCGGCAGATTTCCGTTATCCCGAACGAATTCGGCGGGGCCGGCCTGCGCATCGATTTGTCCAAAAACTTTCGCAGCCGCCGGGAGATTGTGGATGCGGTCAATTTCATTTTCCGGCAAATCATGCATGAACGGGCGGCCGAGATTGATTATGACCGGGACGCGGAGCTGGTGTGCGGCGCCGATTTTCCGGAAGGCGGAGACGCTTCCGTCGAGGTCATGCTGATTGACCGTTCTGAAGCCGATGCGGAGGAATCGGACCGATTGGAGGATTTTGCCTCGTCCGGGACGAGTGCGGACGGGGAAGCGGATGAACCGGTTGACGGAGATGCGCTTGATGACGTCCAGGACATGATGACGGCGCAGCTGGAAGCGCGCCTGATCGCCGAGCGGATCCGCAGGCTGACGGGAATCGGCGCAAGTCCGCACTACATCACGGATAAGCAGACGAAGCTCATGCGGCCGGTCGTTTTCCGGGACATCGTCATTTTACTGCGCGCCACGCAGCAGTGGGCGCCCGTGTTCATGGAGGAATTCCGGGCCGCGGGCATTCCGGCATATGCCGAGCTGAGCACGGGGTATTTTGCGGCTGCGGAAGTGGATGTCGTTCTTTCGCTGCTGAAGGTGATCGACAATCCGCTTCAGGACATTCCCCTGGCCGGCGTCTTGCGGTCGCCGATTTTCCGGCTGTCTGCGGAAGAGCTGGCGCAGATCCGCCTATACAACAAGCGGTCCTCTTATTACGAGGCGTTGTCGGGATATGCCGGATGCGAGCAGCCTTCGGATCCGCAGCTGCAGACCAAGCTCAGGCTGTTTTTGCAGCAGCTGGAGCGCTGGAGAGACGAGGCCCGTCAAGGGGCGCTTGCCGATTTGATCTGGCGCGTATACCGGGAAACCGGCTATTTTGATCTGGTCGGGGGGCAACCCGGCGGCATGCAGCGGCAGGCCAATCTGCGGGCGCTGTACGATCGCGCCAGACAGTTCGAAGCCACAAGCTTGAGGGGCTTGTTCCGCTTTCTCCGGTTCATCGAGCGGATGCGGGACAGCGGCGGAGATCTCGGAGCGGCAAGGGCGCTGGGAGAGCAGGAGGATGTCGTCAGAATCATGTCGATTCACAAAAGCAAGGGGCTGGAGTTTCCGGTCGTATTCGTCGCCGGTTTGGCCAAGCCCTTCAATCGGCAGGATCTCAACGGTTCATTTCTGATGCACAAGCAGCTGGGCTTCGGCCCCAAATATGTCGATCCGCAGCTTCGCATCAGCTACCCGACGCTGCCGCTGCTCGCCATTCGTCGCCGCATGCGCATGGAGACGCTTGCGGAGGAAATGCGCATTCTCTATGTTGCGCTGACCCGGGCCAAGGAAAAATTGCTGCTCGTCGGCACGGTCCGCAATCTGGAGACGCTCACGCAAAGATGGGGAAAGCTGCTCGAGCAGCAGGAACGGGCACTGCCCGCGCATATTCTGACGCGGGCGGTGAATTACCTGGACTGGATCGGACCGGCAATCGTCCGCCATCCGGGCATGGCGCAGCTTCGCAGCATCGCCGGTACGCCAGAACGGATTCCCGAGGAGATGAAAGGCGAGAGCTCCGATTGGCGGCTGCAGCTCATCCGGCCCGAGCATTTTCTCGCCTTCGATCAGACCGCGGGGGCGGCCAACGTGTTCGATCCGCAGGAGTGGGAGAAGCTGCGCCGCTTGGAGCCGATTTCCGCAGCTCAAGCCGGCTTCGCGGTACAAAGCGGATCCGCGGCGCATCCGGCCGGCCCAAACTCGGCGGCGGAGGAAATCGGACGCCGCTTCTCCTGGGCGTATCCTTACCGGGAGGCACAGCTTCGCTTTTCCAAGACCTCGGTTTCCGAAATGAAGCGGCTGTCGGAAATCAGGCTGATGCGGGATCTGCAGGGAGATCACGCCGACTTGTCCGGCGATTTGCCGTTCAAGCCGGGAACAGGCTCTCTGGCTTTGCAGCGTCCGCGCTTCATGGAACTGCGGAGGATGACCCCTGCGGAGCGGGGTACGGTGTATCATTCCGTCATGCAGCAAATCCCGCTGGTTCCCGACTTATCCGAGGAAATGATTGAACAAACCCTTGTGCGTATGGTGGAGCTCCAGATTCTCACGGAGGAGCAGAAGCAGGCGGTCGATGCCAAAATCATCATTTCCTTCTTCCAAAGCGGGCTCGGGCAGCGCATGCTCCGTTCCGGAAGGGTCAGGCGCGAGGTGCCTTTCAGCTTCGCAATGAAGGCAGGAGAAGTGTATCCCGGCATGGATCCGCATTCCTCGGAGGAAACGGTGGTGATCCAAGGGGTCATCGACTGTTTGTTTGAGGAAGAAGAGCACATGGTGCTGCTGGATTTCAAGACGGACGCTGTGAACGGGTCAAGCGGAGAGCTCGGGATCGAGCGGTTGGCCGACAGGTATCGGCTGCAGATTGATTTGTACGCGCGGGCGGTTGAACGGATTTTGAATAAGCCGGTCAAGGAGAAATATCTTTTCTTTTTTGATGGCTCGCATACGGTGCATATGTAA